Below is a genomic region from Nitrospirota bacterium.
GGAATTGTTGGCCATCCTCTGTTGCCCGGATACGAAGCAGGACGTGACGCTGGCGGACGACAGCCTGATCGCCTCGCTCAATGCCCGCATTGAGAAGGGTGAAGTCAAGAACAAGTCAGGCCAGCCGGTCAGCGAGAAACTCGATGGGGGGTTGATCCGGGCCGATAAGAAGATCCTCTATCCCATCAGGGAAGACATTCCCGTGATGTTGATTGAAGAAGGGATTCCGGTCGAAGGCCTCGCCTGACGCCGCCCGTTCTCGCCCGCCCGAGTTCTCGGCAGAGTGCCGAACACCAGTTTTTATCCGTGCCAAGCGCTCTTACGGTCTAAACAGCCGGGGGCCGCTTTGGTCCTGCTCCGTTTTGGAACCGGTCGACGTACCGCATTCCATGCAGAGGTATTCGTAGAGGCTGCCGGTCGGGAGAACCAACAGCAGCCGCTCGCGCGT
It encodes:
- a CDS encoding Trm112 family protein; the encoded protein is MTMQETSKKVNVDKELLAILCCPDTKQDVTLADDSLIASLNARIEKGEVKNKSGQPVSEKLDGGLIRADKKILYPIREDIPVMLIEEGIPVEGLA